The Anastrepha obliqua isolate idAnaObli1 chromosome 5, idAnaObli1_1.0, whole genome shotgun sequence DNA window AACACTTTCTTAACAACCCGAAGAAATTAACTGAATTCTAATACACAAAAAGGAACCGTTGGATTCCCTTCTCAATCAGAATTGTTGGCAAGTTTGTGCGagtacaaaaatagaaaaacgctATACACATTACGACTTCGGCTTATATACTCAAGCCTGAGCGCAAAAATACCGTATTCCAAACAAAAACTATAACTTAACATCTGGACACGCAatccagagaacgttaatgcatacatacatatattaatccctgtaataaaatgtaaatggaataaaatttcgtttttcaaaggaacatagaaatgcacatttaaatgccttgcaaaatgctgtcGACTATTAGTTAaattgatttcatacagaaaccaaaaactgtgcagagtcAATGTACTTAGACAGAATTCACTGTAATCCGCTCTGTTAAGAACCTCCCCGCTGTCGAGCTGGGCGAGGTGAAAATGTCTtcgcggttagacttcatttttgacaattcatactattcgtagctcgtgagacttctctatatcaTTAATGTTCTCTGGCTGGTAGCTCAGAGCAACAGTCAGAAGAATTATAAGTGCTCTCTGTAATTGGGGTAGCAGCAAAGGACTTGGAGTCGCCCGGAGCGCTACTTGTGAAATTATTCATGTCTGCTCCAGCCATCGTTGCTGCTCTCTCTTCTGTTCCTCTGCTATTACTCGCATAGCTACTACTTCATCgtgaaaaatcgtgaaaatctatcatccttgctggtacttataatacgttcacatataagtagatgatctactttttcgcgcttaactcaaaatccgtaattaaaaagcgcgatttcccatacaaaattttctttctcaaaatctgaggttataaaataatccatgataataacgatatttttttaaatacaaccgtgttttttctgtgttatcgataattattatacTAACTGCATATAATACTAATTGAATTAAAGATAGTAATTGAAATGCAACCATTTTCTGgaatatataaaagtatatattaaTCGAGCTGTGTTTTATTGAAATACTTCAATAGCAATTCCACGCACGGGTTAAGAGGTGAATTTAAGCCTGAAGCAGAATTGCAGCGGGTAACGGGTTGACGGATGGtcatcagctgatttttttccGTCGGCAAATTCGGTCGATTAAACACAAATGCGATGGGACGGGTTTCAGCTCACATTTTGTGGTtatgatgaaataaattttgcagaaaaatcTTTTCGTGGCTATAGTGAAGCACCTCGAAAAGCTCATTGTTCCAAAAAACAGCTTCCTTCTAAATAATTGATGTTTTGGGTGAACAAATCGATTGTTATTTGCCTGGTGTTGCTTGTGAACAAACCAATTGTCAGTGATAAGAAAAGCAACACTAAATCTTCAACCCgtctgaaaaaatgtaaatgaactATTTTGCCGCCGTAACAACAAACAATCCTTCCCCAGCGCAATTCTGTGCAATTTCATGCTATTTAATATGTTTTAGTTTTGACAGCAGGCATCCGCCAAACCGCTACTCACTCACCGCTGACCGCTGCAATTCCAATCAGGGGGTCAAACATCAGTTTCGATGCAATGATATCGATAATTGCTTGCTCTGACTATCGAAAATGCGCAGTTGCCACATCGTTTTTAAAGCGAgataaattgaataagttttaacaactcatttctAGTTAGCCCTAACGTTAATCACATAAGAATTTcaatacactaaaaatattgGCAAGAACACTTAGTACTTCCAATAAGTGAtagtaaaaaagcaaaacactTCACTGGTAATGATTGATACTTCAACGTTTTCAAGGTTGTGTGGCAGCATGCATTGTCATTCGCTCTACCAAAAGCGAATATAAATTCGCCTTCGCTCTGGTTtgcaaattgcaattttttgatCTAGTTATTTATGTGAATCGGTTGTATAAAATCAAATCTTCGGTaacaaacataatttttcaCTGGTAATGTCATCTGAATTAAGATCAAAAGTAATTGGACTATACAAGCATGTAAGCAATTAATTTGAAATAGGATTTGTATTACGTATTTGTGTGAGCTAACAACTCTCCTCTTATAAATGTGCAGCTGCAGTTCTTGGGCAAGGAATACCCTGGCCCAAATGGACCACAGAAATTCCGCCAACAAATACGTGATGCTTTTCTAAAGCACAAGGATGAGACTGATCCGAAAAAGATTATGGCTTTAGTAGCACATGGACGTTATGTGGCTAAAGAAGTGGAGGCACTCTATTCTCTAAAGAAATACAGAGTTATGAAGCAACGTTACTCTGAGTAATCGAATCAATGTGGGAGTGATCGAGCAAACTAATCCGATACTAAGTCTGAAAATGCGTTTTTGTTAATGTTAATATGCGTGTTACTGAAATAAATAGAATGGTGATATGCATAAATAGCAAATTTAATTATGATATGATTTATCTGCAATTCGTTTGCCCCGTGATCTATTAATAactagatacatatgtatgtatatctattaATGCGACTTTACTACGCAGAAGAGTTAAATGCGTTTTGCAATTAGCATAATGTTTATGCAGATACATTTATTTGTCAATGTCAtagaatatatgtaagtatgtattttaaaaacaacACTTATTTAATGAAGGTGTTAGGAAAGAAGAGCAAAACCAGTTTTTGCAAGAAATATTGCCGATGTCGCACATGGGtgcgtgtatgtacatatatacaaatgtacaataTGTAGTTGCGTAAGTTATAAATGCAATATATAGAGACCTATTGAGGTTTTAAATACCAGGATTCATCACCACTAGTAAGAGGGGTGTTATATGAGATTGTTTACATTCATTTGGTAGCCGTTTCTTTGTACCGAAATAGCGCGAGTTTGTACCGGCAAATGGCTGTCGTACCAATAAACTAACGGTATTTACTGCAATGAATTTCTTTCACGAGTTGATTTAAGGGAGCGCACCAAGAAGTTGTAGGAGTGTCGATAGATGTAGATAGTATTTTAGTCCGTCACAATATCCGGAAGGCATTTATGCCACTTTCTCAATAGTAACTCAAATTCTTCGCACCCAATAGGGGGTGCtggtttcaaaaaatatgaaggTGTAATGCCCTTAAATAAATGACGTGCCTGTCAGTGTTTTCTTATACTGGCATTGCAGCCGAATTTCCAAAaagaattttacattttttcatactCTTCGATAGACTGCAAACATCAAGTACAGCTTCTGTCATTGAccacggttgttgttgttgttgttatagcagcataaacattccccgtgcatatagtATACGAGAAATGCTGCTGAAGGGATagaccttggccggatataaatccgggttgttccgGTTACGTCgagccgactgtcgtgggaacaatTGCCCACGGGCGCACACTTTGGTTGTTGTAGTACTTCTccatatatctacatatgtgcGTATATAGTATATTCACAGCCCTTTATTTAGGTCTTGTGCGCATACTTTTTAGCTtataaatattgataaaataaatctaagggagggagtttttcaaaaatgtaaaaaaaaaattataacttttccacaaaacatttttaaaaaaacattttaaaaaaattttgaaaattataaaaatgtaaaaagaacCGGTgatattttactataaaaaactataaaattttttttttttttttttgttttctatgccaaaattttctattattctGCATAttgcatttatgtacatttaGGTGAtgctttgaaaagaaaaacactttAAATTCATTTACTTTTATAGTATATAGGTAGTTGACagatatgaatgaaaaaaaaaaaaattcaaatgccaAAACAACGAATGCGTTATTGATATGAGATTGAAATATTagcaattgaaatattttataccttatttcatatttatataacACAGAActtaatttgtatataaaatataagttcAATTTATATTTGGTCGTGAACTTATTCTATAGAAAACTTACTCCGTATTTCTATTAGTCATAGGGATTGCTTGTTTTATGGAAGCCAAAAGTTCATattctaaagggtgatcaggttggaggtacttttttcaatacggtttttttgacagatcacgcgtgactactgtcaaagtaaatacaattttttcagtattcattgacgttGCattatggaaagacttacgccttaaCAACGTTTACATATCGTACaactgtattacgaaaatcgatgcTCTTTGAAAAGTATCCATCGCGctctcaggccaacttatggggtacagcgatgaggcccatttttggcttaatggggACTTCAATAAGTAAAaatgccgtatttgggatgaagaacTAAcggaagccattcaagaacagcca harbors:
- the LOC129247970 gene encoding electron transfer flavoprotein regulatory factor 1; its protein translation is MSSELRSKVIGLYKHLQFLGKEYPGPNGPQKFRQQIRDAFLKHKDETDPKKIMALVAHGRYVAKEVEALYSLKKYRVMKQRYSE